The nucleotide sequence GTCTGACAGTTTTACTGATCCAAAAGGCATCGGTGTTTTCAGGTacaggagactttttttttttttttttttttttttgtttagcaatatGCCAACTCCTAGAGGTTTAGATTGTTCTCCTTTATTGGAAACTTTTCTGAATATGGGTCTGCCATTGCTGACTTATTTCTACTCTTCCAGGAATCATGGCTTGGAAGGATTTGCACATGTCTGATTCTGCTTTAACATTTTTATAAAGTAGTTGTGTAACAAATGTTTGCTTGTGGGAATTAAATTCGGTCTGTGCACATGATGATAAATAATATTTGCTATCTGAGAGCTGTGATTACACTCTTCCACCAAGATCCCTGATGCACAGACTGAGGCCTATAGGTGAGGGTTCATCTGATGTGAATGAAAACTAATTGTTTTCTCCTACAGCCACTCAGCTCTTTAAACTGGCACACAAGTACAGACCAGAAACCAAGCAAGAGAAGAAGAAACGTTTGCTGGCCCGTGCAGAGCAGAAAGCTGCTGGTAAACCAGATGTTCCTACCAAGAGGCCCCCAGTTGTCAGAGCAGGTGGGTTGTATTGGCTGCATGTGGGATGCTGTTTTTCTGTCACTGCAATGATGTCTGAATTTCTTCACCTGAAAAAATTATGTGGATCTAAACATGAGCTTTTTAACCCTGAGCATTGACTGACATTTCTTATACTAGGCCCtttaacatgtgaccagctgACACGTGTCAATCTTTGCAGGTGTCAACACAGTGACCACTCTGGTGGAGAACAAGAAAGCCCAACTGGTGGTGATCGCCCATGATGTGGATCCCATTGAGGTGTGTACAACATTGGGTTGCTATTCTGGGCTGATTTGTAGCTGGACAGTTGTCCCACTTCGAGCAATGATTGTCACAAAGCGCAAACAACTTTTGGCAAAGGGGGTGGGTGTAGTGATCAGCTTGCATTAATACATAAACAAATCAAATGAAGTTCAGTGGAAAGTTATTTTGTTTAAGGTCAATGCAAAAGACAAACTATTTGCACTTCGAGAAACGGGTTTAACCTTAACATATGGAAGGGCTGCAGAGACAGCATATATTACAAGTGCTAGTTCTGTGAATTGTTCTGAAAAGGGGCTGGCTGAGTCTACAATGTTAATACAAAACACGGTTCTACTACTATTTAAACTGTGGCTTTAGTGAGTTAAATACCCCAATTTTGGGAATCAATAAaattccctcttctctcccccccccccccccccccctacaattggTACATCTGTTTTAGTGGacctaaaaatgtaaatatcaatTTCGGAGTTTCAGGTTTGAGTTCTGAGACTAGACATTTCATGTGTGCTTGGATTTCAGAGACCATAGATTGCCATGATGTAAGAATTTCTTCACCTGATTCTACTGTGAAGAGTAAATTTGAGCTTTTTAACCCTGAGCAATTGTGGTCACCTCCTTCTGGGTGGTCACAGCGCTGTCTTCTAAAGCATGGTCTCATGTCGTCTTTTTGTCCTCCAGCTTGTGGTCTTCCTCCCTGCCTTGTGTCGGAAGATGGGAGTGCCCTACTGCATCATCAAGGGCAAAGCCAGGCTGGGCCACTTGGTACACAGAAAGACGTGCACCAGCGTCGCTTTCACACAAGTCAATCCGTAAGTATCGTATTCTTGCTTGCAGAGTCTTGCATGTTTCTGGCAATGATGTAACTAGAATTTCTTCACCTGAAATCTCACCGTGTGGTTTTAGAGCTTTTTAACCCTGAGCAGCCAAGGATTTGTGTTTAATTATAAACCCTGTGTGGTAGACCTACACTCACTTACTTTCCTTTTACAGTGAAGACAAAGGATCTCTTGCCAAACTGGTGGAAGCAGTAAAGACCAACTACAATGACAGACATGATGAGGTAATTGCTGGAATCACTGAAATCACATTTGCCTTAACATCTTTTAGTCATAACGGTGTGTATTTTATACAGAAAAGCTTTTTCTTCATCAGAAATGTGTATTCTAGATATGAAGGAATTTTATTTCACAGCCCCTCACGCCTAATCGTGAATTCTCATGTTATCTGTTCATAAGCATGTGGCAGTCCTATATATGGCTGCCTGCACTGACTAGAGCTCTTTATGAAGGGAAATTCCTCTTGGTGTTAAACTTTTACTGCTTATATGAATTGTGTGCCGGACATCTGAATGTGCTTGGGTGTCAGTCTTTCCAGCCAaacacaaccactttaattttttgGGGAGAACTGCAGTTCCAATCCAAACAATGCGCTTGAATACATTTTACATAGGCAAGTTGCTGATGAATTGGCACTttttgttttaaaactgcctaaaaaaaaaatgcagattaacATGTGATGCACAAAATCTAATTGTGCAAGTGTTCTAAATTCCCTGGTTACTCAAAGATCTTCTTAAAGGATTGCTTACATTGCTAcattaaagtggaaataaacccGTCCATTTAACCGTTTCAAATAagttacatttctggcacatgCTGGGAATGGAacgctcccattggttgtgctctcaaccagacTGTTAAACCATCCAATAGctagtgtcataactgatcacgtgcagcatcatggcagttgtagattaaacagagtccaagatggcagcttccttggctgaaaacaataggagggtttacttccactttaaattccTTTCTGCTGCTTTTTAAGATGTTTGCTCGGTCAGTTAACTTATGGGGATGAAATCTGCTTCTAGCATatagagcggggatatgcaattagcggacctccagctgttgcagaactacaaatcccatgaggcatagcaaggctctaaAAGCCACgaccatgacacccagaggcatgatgatgggatttgtagttttgcaacatctggaggtccactaattgcatatccctgatatagagTATCAAGTTGGTTTGTAAAAGTAAGCACAATTTGTGGGCTCCAAATTCCCTCATCAGATGATTGCATAGAATGTACGATACATTATGATGGAGATATATTCTCAAATGCATGAGCCTTAGGTCTGTCTGCCATTGCAGACCTATTCTAATTCTTAAAAGCATGGTTGCCTGACTGTTGCTGTTAACAGTTCACCCACTTTCCTGGTCTGAATATTTAACACCGAATTAGTTTTTTTACTTCTGGGTAAATTGCACTAAAGCTGTGTCAGCATGGCAACCAGTCATCCAGTATTTTCAGAAGATAAGGCACCGAGCAGTCTATGTATTTCTATAACTTTATATTTATTGGATATGGTCTAGCTCTGTAAATTCACATTGACTCTTGTATTTTGTGCTAAGGCATATCTAAAATGTCTTCaattttgaaattaaaaaaaattgatgtaacATTGCCAATTTTGCAATCTGTGACCTATtatgtagagcagggatatgcaattagcggacctccagctgttgcaaaactacaagtcccatcatgcttctgccttcgggtgtcatgcttgtggctgtcctgctatgcctcatgggacttgtagttctgcaacagctgtaggtctgctaattgcatatccctgatgtagaGGGTTGCTTCCTGTCGACAATCTTTCGAGTGAGGCAAATCCCAGAGCAATTGTCCCCCCCTCGCCTTCGGGCGACAACTCAAAACTTTGAAGTTCCAATTGCTTAGTCCCAGCAGGACAAATGCTGTAAATATCCTTAATGGGGgccacagactgcaataaaaacatgAAATGCCTTTATCCTTGTCTGTGCTGTTTGAATTGTCTTCTGGTGCACTTTATTGTATGTAGTGTTTAGTCTTATTCAgaatttaattatatatatatatttttttttttcttcctgcagaTCTGTCACTGGGATGGAGGAATCCTGGGGCCTAAGTCTGTGGCCAGAATTGCCAAGCTGGAGAAGGCAAAGGCCAGGGAACTGGCCACAAAACTGGGCTAAATGTACTGGGTGTGTTGTCTTGTTCTGTACATAATAAAACTTCAACGTtgattgcgtgttttttttttttttttatttattttttacaaaggcTAAGATTTGTGAAACTTTGGTacaagtaaagctggccatagatgttaCAACTTGCTTGATATCCCCATCAATACAGTCagttgatagggggggggggggggtgagaaatgCCTCCTGCGGAGCTTTTGTGCCCTTGCAGGGTGGGGCCCAAGGGCCAGTTGTCCACCCTGGGAAAACGCAGTAATCATTGCTAGTGGCTAAAGCTTTCTAATAACTGTAGTGGGACTTTTAATGACAACTATAATCACTGTCTCCAGCTCAGCGGTgtcttgcagcagtgacacctatgctgaaatcaggtgATGAGGgggtcttccccagcccctcccactttttttataaattctcttTTTATTAGTTTTCATTTCAGTTCATAACAAACATTCatcttatatacatatatattatacatcttCGAATACATATCCTACCCTTCCCCAATTTAAAAACCAGTCTCAATGTATTTTTCTTTATCTAACTATATTCAAAGCATGTAAGAGGCCTCCTGATCCCGAACTCCTAATCTACTctagggtacttttttttttttccccccccccccccccccccagtctaggcCTAGGGTTCACCAAATTTTATTCTTCTGCCAAACAGTCCAGATCTCCTTAATACATACTTATAGGGAAGTGGGAGGAACTGGGGAGATAAGAAATAAAGAGtatagaggagaaaaaaaaaggggaagtgaATTGTGTTGTCCCCATGCCATAATGATGCCCCCAAATTATTCCATGTGTAATGCTTTATTTATGGTGCCAAGGTTTAAACCTCTCACAAGTATTCAATaagtgcgttaaaaaaaaaaagcaaaccccATGATTGACAAAGTGTCTTAAATTTTGCccaatatagggggggggggggactatccCTTCAGCCCCTAGCCCACCCTCCTGCTCCAATCTCAGAGGtgtttgtgcaaaaaaatataatacctCCTTGTTGAAAAAGTGTGTTTAACTTTAGCCCAATATAGGGTACTAAATAGGGGGACTATACCAACAGCACCATCTCCGTGCTCCAGTCTCTAAAGTACTtgtgcaggataaaaaaaaacattgttaacaAAGTGTCCTAACTTTTGCCCAATATAGGGCTCTAATAGGGGGGGGAGACTATACCTTCAgcccctaaacccccccccccccgcgctccaATCTCAAAAGTGCTTGTGCAAAAGTTAGAGTGTATTAGACTTTAGCCCAATATAGGGCACTAATTAGGGGACTATCGCAACAGCCCCAACCCCACCTCCGTGCTCCAGTCTCTAAAGTACTTgtgcaaaaaaagaaagccaTGCTTCTCTGTTACTCCTACCCACCTAAAGTGTTGATAAAGGTTTCTGTCTTCCTGAACTCTCCATGTCTCTTCAAAGTTTGGTGTATATTAATTTTGAATTGAGAGTAATTCCTCCATTTCCCCCATTCTGCCCATCTCTCTAAGCCATTCCTCCACCGATGGAGCGCTTTCTTTCTTCCAATTTTTTGGTATTACTGCCTTTGCTCCATTCAGTAGGTAAGGGATCAAgaacattctatattttttttttttctatataaatcggtgcgagccacgcacccggcattacagcgggagggagcgttgagtcaacaccggaagaaaagaagagggaagaaggcgacaAGGAAGCCTGGGCTGGCCgctgccgctagtaaaagagctacaaAGAAGAAAGCAGTGGAGGTGCAgcgcgggagaagaaccgggaaacggagagcagaagaagagagcggagaagacagaAGACCACCCCGGGACAGCGAAGAAGAGCCCGGGAGTGCGGAGAAGTCGGAGGAGccccagagctgactaataaaatatttttaaaacctgtgtagtgtgtttatttgttttgacacttttcctcccggtgaatgggtaggggtatgatgtaccccatactcattcatgtgggggggggcggtatctgggggcccccttattaaagggggctcccagattccgataagcccctcgcttgcagaccccgacaaccagcggccagggttgtcgggaagaggccctgtcctcatcaacatgagggCAGGGCGCCCTCCTGCAccagagcacctacctccccatgttgagggcatgcggcctggcacggttaaggagggggggcgctcgctcgtccccaccccctttcctgaccggccgggctgctgctcagatacgggtctggtatggattttggggggacccccacgtcgttttttctgcgtagggggttcccctttaaatccgcaccagacccatgggcctggtatgctcttggagggtaacctatgccgttttttttttgttaaaatttggtgtggaattccccctcaagatcagcagagtacaagtcgcatgccaaagtcggagcgtgcaagactgcaagccgactttgatcctacttcaatgatattcaatggagtgaagtaggatcaaagtcggaccaaaatagtacagggagcatttccaAAGTCGCTCCAACatgtgttggaccagttaagatggctcccatagggaaacattaattttcacacgtcatgcgacatgagctcccaatgtcggactagtgtgaacccggccaaaGGAAGTGCTCATAatatcagcttgttacctgtataaaagacacctgtccacagaagcaatcagattccaatctctccaccatggacaagaccaaagagctgtcaaaggatgtcagggacaagattgtagacctacacaaggctggaatgggctacaagaccatcgccaagcagtttGACTGTGTCTTGAAAGGCCTGACCGTCTCACATGCCTGTATCATATGCTGCAGATACCATAATGTTTTTGAAATTTATGCCAGGATTTTTTTACCAATCTTAAGCAGGCAGGTATGTGTGGAAAACAGTGTTGCTAAATCTTTTTTCAGCCAAGGCACCCTTAAAATGATGCACAATCTCGAGACACCCTAAGTATTGctttttatttcattaaaaaaaaaaacacaatatacttacctgctctgtgcagtggttttgcatagagcagcctggATCATCCTCTTCACGGGTGCCTCTTTGGTGCTTCTGGCCCCTCActcttgttgagtgcccccaaagcttactatggggcacctgagccgagccacTGCTCCATGTACCCATTCAGACAAAGAGATGCGGCCCGGCCCCCTTTCCCTCTTAATTGGCTCAATGACTTTGACCGACAGCAGCGGTAGCCAATGGTGCTcctctgctgtctcagccaatgaggaggggagttcaggaCAGCCAAGTCTTtcttgcaacatcgctggatagagatgggctcaggcaagtattcgaggggctgctgcacagagaatgtttttatcttaatgcattaataaaaaaaaaaacacacacacacacacacttctgcctttacaacaactttaaaatg is from Rana temporaria chromosome 9, aRanTem1.1, whole genome shotgun sequence and encodes:
- the RPL7A gene encoding 60S ribosomal protein L7a isoform X1; this translates as MPKGKKAKGKKVAPAPSVVKKVVNPLFEKRPKNFGIGQDIQPKRDLTRLVKWPCYIRLQRSILYKGLKVPPAINQFTQALDRQTATQLFKLAHKYRPETKQEKKKRLLARAEQKAAGKPDVPTKRPPVVRAGVNTVTTLVENKKAQLVVIAHDVDPIELVVFLPALCRKMGVPYCIIKGKARLGHLVHRKTCTSVAFTQVNPEDKGSLAKLVEAVKTNYNDRHDEVIAGITEITFALTSFSHNGVYFIQKSFFFIRNVYSRYEGILFHSPSRLIVNSHVICS
- the RPL7A gene encoding 60S ribosomal protein L7a isoform X2 translates to MPKGKKAKGKKVAPAPSVVKKVVNPLFEKRPKNFGIATQLFKLAHKYRPETKQEKKKRLLARAEQKAAGKPDVPTKRPPVVRAGVNTVTTLVENKKAQLVVIAHDVDPIELVVFLPALCRKMGVPYCIIKGKARLGHLVHRKTCTSVAFTQVNPEDKGSLAKLVEAVKTNYNDRHDEVIAGITEITFALTSFSHNGVYFIQKSFFFIRNVYSRYEGILFHSPSRLIVNSHVICS